The Ensifer adhaerens genome contains a region encoding:
- a CDS encoding TonB-dependent siderophore receptor, with protein sequence MPKTLPTTFLRASRRALSATTVLAASAVAVILSPTATHAQSAESQKTTRLEKIEATAGKAAAAIAEDNDTIVPTRNVSALKTDTPLIETPRSVSVVTRKELEERGVQDMIQATRYAAGVTTGAFGFDPRFDQIYIRGFETTTTGDFRDGLRQPYMNYGTFPTEVYGLERIEILKGPVSVMYGAAGAGGIVNRISKMPEEEPHREVELQYGTIGRAQAAFDVGGPVTADGDVLYRIVGLLRNGETNYDVADDRYLLQPSFTWKPDEGTSLTVYGLAQKGESDASPRVLEHDGRLLRYSDPDYDYQKVGQVQAGYKFEHEFDNGLTFRQHGRVSDLDLKARYLQFGTEVAPGVFDRSPVAIKDDQRAYQIDNQLEANFDTGAASHTLLTGLDYTWITSDFGLGFGAVDPAYRFDLNNPTFGVGGPTPALTSFSGRDLRQTGIYVQDQLEVGNWRAVGGLRYDWVDQTSTNKNTGVVDRKDDGELTGQAGLLYLFDNGIAPYASYSTSFVPRTELSADGRVLDPTTGEQVELGVKYHPEGEAYSLSAAYYRIVESGAPQYVSDPSLPVGYYYKSAGEVTTNGFEVEGRREFDNGLSFIAAYNYNDAEITGNVDPSLIGNVPSTKPRHVASLWVNYLLPEDKQLAGLSLGGGVRLASSSYTSDANTAKNGGAVYFDASIAYDFGVKNPELDGLSLAVSATNLGDRREEVCTDGYCYFGQGRTVLGSLKYRW encoded by the coding sequence ATGCCAAAGACCTTGCCGACCACCTTCCTGCGCGCCTCGCGCCGCGCGCTGTCCGCGACCACCGTGCTCGCCGCAAGCGCTGTCGCCGTGATCCTTTCGCCGACAGCGACCCATGCGCAATCGGCCGAAAGCCAGAAGACCACCCGTCTGGAAAAGATAGAAGCGACGGCCGGCAAGGCAGCTGCGGCGATCGCCGAGGATAACGACACGATCGTGCCGACACGCAACGTCTCGGCGCTGAAGACCGACACCCCGCTGATCGAAACGCCCCGCTCGGTCTCGGTGGTCACGCGCAAGGAGCTCGAAGAACGCGGCGTGCAGGACATGATCCAGGCAACGCGTTATGCCGCCGGCGTCACGACCGGCGCCTTCGGCTTCGATCCGCGTTTCGACCAGATCTATATCCGCGGCTTCGAGACGACGACGACCGGCGATTTCCGTGACGGCCTGCGCCAGCCCTACATGAACTACGGCACCTTCCCGACGGAGGTCTACGGCCTCGAGCGGATCGAGATCCTGAAAGGTCCGGTCTCGGTCATGTACGGTGCTGCCGGCGCCGGCGGCATCGTCAACCGCATCTCGAAGATGCCGGAGGAGGAGCCCCACCGCGAGGTCGAGCTGCAATATGGCACGATCGGTCGCGCCCAGGCCGCCTTCGATGTCGGCGGACCGGTAACGGCTGACGGCGACGTCCTCTATCGCATCGTCGGGCTTCTGCGAAACGGCGAGACCAACTACGACGTTGCCGACGATCGTTACCTGCTGCAGCCCTCCTTCACCTGGAAGCCGGACGAAGGCACGTCGCTGACGGTCTATGGCCTGGCGCAGAAGGGCGAAAGCGACGCCAGCCCGCGGGTGCTCGAGCATGACGGCCGGCTGCTGCGCTACAGCGACCCGGACTATGACTACCAGAAGGTCGGCCAGGTCCAGGCCGGTTACAAGTTCGAGCACGAGTTCGACAACGGCCTGACCTTCCGCCAGCACGGCCGCGTCAGCGATCTGGACCTCAAGGCCCGTTACCTGCAGTTCGGGACGGAGGTCGCGCCCGGCGTCTTTGACCGCTCACCCGTCGCCATCAAGGACGACCAGCGCGCCTACCAGATCGACAACCAGCTCGAAGCCAACTTCGACACCGGTGCGGCCTCGCACACGCTGCTGACCGGCCTCGATTACACCTGGATCACCTCGGACTTCGGCCTCGGCTTCGGCGCCGTCGATCCGGCCTATCGCTTCGATCTCAACAACCCGACCTTCGGCGTCGGCGGTCCGACGCCAGCACTTACCAGCTTCAGCGGGCGGGACCTTCGGCAGACGGGCATCTATGTCCAGGATCAGCTGGAGGTAGGCAACTGGCGCGCCGTTGGTGGCCTTCGCTACGACTGGGTCGACCAGACCAGCACCAACAAGAACACCGGCGTCGTCGATCGCAAGGACGATGGCGAACTCACCGGGCAGGCCGGTCTGCTCTACCTCTTCGACAACGGCATCGCGCCCTATGCCAGCTACAGCACCTCCTTCGTGCCGCGCACAGAGCTTTCGGCCGATGGCCGCGTGCTCGATCCGACGACCGGCGAGCAGGTCGAACTGGGCGTGAAGTACCATCCGGAAGGCGAAGCCTATTCACTGAGCGCGGCCTATTACCGGATCGTCGAAAGCGGCGCGCCGCAATACGTGTCCGACCCGTCCCTTCCCGTCGGCTACTACTACAAGTCGGCCGGCGAGGTGACGACCAATGGTTTCGAGGTGGAAGGACGCCGGGAGTTCGACAACGGCCTGAGCTTCATCGCCGCCTACAACTACAACGACGCTGAAATCACCGGAAACGTCGATCCGTCGCTGATCGGTAACGTGCCGTCGACGAAGCCGCGCCATGTCGCATCGCTGTGGGTGAACTATCTTTTGCCCGAAGACAAGCAGCTTGCGGGCCTCAGCCTCGGCGGCGGCGTACGGCTGGCGTCAAGCTCCTACACGTCCGATGCCAACACCGCCAAGAACGGCGGCGCCGTCTATTTCGACGCCTCGATCGCCTACGACTTCGGCGTCAAGAATCCCGAACTCGACGGACTGTCGCTCGCCGTCAGCGCTACCAATCTCGGCGATCGCCGCGAAGAGGTCTGCACCGATGGCTACTGCTATTTCGGCCAGGGCCGCACCGTGCTCGGTTCGCTGAAGTATCGGTGGTAG
- a CDS encoding cyclic nucleotide-binding domain-containing protein — MALNDDIVLLSNVPLFADISEDKLRLIAFGAERRRIFKGQELFREGAPADCAYAIASGSLSLSKAGFDGSETTVSTVSRGALLSELALISMVERKFTATAEEDSEVIRINRPLFRRMLEEYPEVAELVEARIRENLQAMIRRAGALAGRFA, encoded by the coding sequence TTGGCGCTCAACGACGATATCGTGCTTCTGTCCAACGTGCCGCTGTTTGCCGATATCAGCGAGGACAAGCTGAGGCTGATCGCCTTCGGCGCGGAGCGGCGCCGCATCTTCAAGGGACAGGAGCTGTTTCGCGAGGGGGCGCCGGCCGATTGCGCCTATGCGATCGCCAGCGGCAGCTTGTCCCTGTCGAAGGCCGGTTTCGACGGTTCTGAGACGACGGTCTCGACCGTCAGTCGCGGAGCGCTTCTGTCGGAACTGGCGCTGATCTCGATGGTCGAGCGTAAGTTCACGGCAACGGCCGAGGAAGACAGCGAAGTCATTCGCATCAATCGGCCGCTCTTCCGCCGCATGCTGGAGGAATATCCTGAAGTGGCCGAGCTCGTCGAAGCGCGCATCCGCGAAAACCTGCAGGCGATGATCCGCCGGGCCGGCGCGCTCGCCGGCCGTTTTGCTTGA
- a CDS encoding response regulator transcription factor, giving the protein MATRTILLVDDDNDLRETLVEQLSLYEEFDLIQEATAGKGIQTARAQQVDLLIMDVGLPDMDGREAVKLLRKGGFKAPIIMLTGHDTDSDTILGLEAGANDYVTKPFRFAVLLARIRAQLRQHEQSEDATFSVGPYTFKPSQKLLTLENGQKIRLTEKEAAIIRYLYRADQKVVTRDVLLEEVWGYNSGVTTHTLETHVYRLRQKIERDPSNAEILVTENGGYKIVP; this is encoded by the coding sequence ATGGCGACCCGTACCATTCTTCTTGTCGATGACGACAATGACCTGCGCGAGACCCTGGTCGAGCAGCTCTCGCTCTACGAGGAATTCGACCTCATCCAGGAAGCGACTGCCGGCAAGGGCATCCAGACGGCGCGTGCCCAGCAGGTGGACCTGTTGATCATGGATGTCGGCCTGCCGGACATGGACGGTCGCGAAGCGGTGAAGCTGCTGCGCAAGGGCGGCTTCAAGGCGCCGATCATCATGCTGACCGGCCACGACACCGATTCCGATACGATTCTGGGCCTTGAGGCCGGCGCCAACGATTATGTGACGAAGCCGTTCCGTTTCGCCGTACTGCTCGCCCGCATCCGCGCGCAGCTGCGCCAGCACGAGCAGAGCGAGGACGCAACCTTCAGCGTCGGGCCCTACACGTTCAAGCCGAGCCAGAAGCTGCTGACGCTCGAAAACGGCCAGAAGATCCGGCTTACCGAAAAGGAAGCGGCGATCATCCGCTATCTCTACCGCGCCGACCAGAAGGTGGTGACGCGCGACGTGCTCTTGGAAGAAGTCTGGGGCTACAATTCCGGTGTGACCACCCACACGCTCGAAACCCACGTCTATCGTCTGCGCCAGAAAATCGAGCGGGACCCTTCCAATGCCGAGATTTTGGTGACAGAGAACGGCGGCTACAAGATCGTTCCGTAG
- a CDS encoding L,D-transpeptidase family protein has product MLKKTSGRRPAKSVITVRAAPRDRKRALVSFDGRVEHAAIGRSGITSLKREGDGATPRAAMKLIGGYVRRDRLLLPSTPLPTRTTRTGMLWCDATRHALYNRPVKAPFQPSHEELMRDDGLYDICLVMDWNLLARRRNAGSAIFFHLIRPGYEPTQGCVAVSLPAMRRLIPHMRRGTVVKVI; this is encoded by the coding sequence ATGCTCAAGAAAACGTCGGGAAGAAGACCAGCCAAATCTGTCATCACCGTGCGCGCCGCACCGCGCGATCGCAAGCGAGCACTTGTCTCGTTCGACGGCCGCGTCGAGCACGCCGCCATCGGGCGAAGTGGCATTACCAGCCTGAAGCGCGAGGGCGATGGCGCCACGCCACGCGCCGCGATGAAGCTGATCGGCGGCTATGTCAGGCGCGACCGCCTCCTCCTGCCGTCGACGCCGCTGCCGACCCGGACGACGCGCACGGGCATGCTGTGGTGCGACGCGACACGCCACGCGCTCTACAATCGCCCGGTCAAGGCACCCTTCCAGCCGAGCCATGAGGAATTAATGCGTGACGACGGGCTCTACGACATCTGCCTGGTGATGGACTGGAACCTGCTCGCGCGCCGGCGAAATGCCGGTTCGGCGATCTTCTTTCACCTGATCCGGCCGGGCTACGAGCCGACGCAGGGCTGCGTCGCCGTCAGCCTGCCGGCGATGCGTCGGCTGATCCCGCATATGCGCCGCGGCACCGTCGTGAAGGTAATCTGA
- a CDS encoding SixA phosphatase family protein encodes MSDDLPVQRYRLLLLRHAKSAWPDGVADINRPLGERGRKAAPLMGGYMARHALVPDLALVSTAKRAQETWTLVAAALPPGITVENTRAIYEVEAAQILSVLRATDPAIRTLLIVGHNPGMEDLAHELVGSGDADLRMRMADKFPTAALAVLEFEATGWRELLSGGARLARFVTPRSLD; translated from the coding sequence ATGAGCGACGATCTGCCTGTGCAACGCTACCGTCTGCTGCTGTTGCGCCATGCCAAGTCCGCCTGGCCGGACGGCGTTGCCGACATCAACCGACCGCTCGGCGAGCGAGGCCGCAAGGCGGCGCCACTGATGGGGGGCTATATGGCTCGGCATGCGCTCGTGCCGGATCTCGCCCTCGTCTCGACCGCGAAACGGGCGCAGGAGACCTGGACACTGGTAGCCGCTGCCTTGCCGCCCGGCATCACGGTCGAAAACACCCGGGCGATCTATGAGGTGGAGGCCGCCCAGATCCTCAGCGTGCTTCGTGCAACCGACCCGGCCATCAGGACGCTGCTGATCGTCGGCCATAATCCCGGCATGGAGGACCTGGCGCATGAACTCGTCGGCTCCGGCGATGCGGATCTGCGTATGCGCATGGCGGACAAGTTTCCGACGGCGGCGCTTGCCGTCCTTGAATTCGAAGCGACTGGCTGGCGTGAGCTTCTGTCCGGCGGGGCCAGGCTCGCGCGCTTCGTGACGCCGCGTTCGCTCGATTGA
- the leuC gene encoding 3-isopropylmalate dehydratase large subunit, which produces MSAPRTLYDKIWDDHLVNEQDDGTCLLYIDRHLVHEVTSPQAFEGLRMAGRKVRAPEKTLAVVDHNVPTSADRHLGIKNEESRIQVEALAKNAADFGVEYYSENDKRQGIVHIVGPEQGFTLPGMTIVCGDSHTSTHGAFGSLAHGIGTSEVEHVLATQTLIQKKAKNMLVRVDGQLPPGVTAKDIILAIIGEIGTAGGTGHVIEFAGEAIRSLSMEGRMTICNMTIEGGARAGLIAPDETTFAYIKDKPRAPKGKAWDMALDYWKTLHTDEGAHYDRVVVLDAANLPPIVSWGSSPEDVISVQGIVPNPDEIQEENKRASKWRALDYMGLKPGTKITDIAVDRVFIGSCTNGRIEDLRAVAEVVEGRKVASTVSAMIVPGSGLVKEQAEAEGLDKIFREAGFDWREPGCSMCLAMNDDRLKPGERCASTSNRNFEGRQGFKGRTHLVSPAMAAAAAVAGHFVDIREWR; this is translated from the coding sequence ATGAGCGCACCGCGTACCCTCTATGACAAGATCTGGGATGATCACCTGGTCAACGAACAGGACGACGGCACCTGTCTTCTCTACATCGACCGTCACCTCGTTCACGAAGTGACGAGTCCGCAGGCCTTCGAAGGTCTGCGCATGGCCGGCCGCAAGGTCCGTGCGCCTGAAAAGACGCTCGCTGTCGTCGACCACAATGTTCCGACTTCGGCCGACCGTCACCTCGGCATCAAGAACGAGGAAAGCCGCATCCAGGTCGAGGCGCTCGCCAAGAACGCCGCCGACTTCGGCGTCGAATACTACTCGGAAAACGACAAGCGCCAGGGCATCGTGCACATCGTCGGCCCCGAGCAGGGCTTCACCCTGCCGGGCATGACCATCGTGTGCGGTGACAGCCACACCTCGACACATGGCGCCTTCGGTTCGCTGGCCCACGGCATCGGCACGTCGGAAGTCGAGCACGTGCTCGCGACCCAGACGCTGATCCAGAAGAAGGCGAAGAACATGCTGGTGCGCGTCGACGGCCAGCTGCCGCCGGGCGTCACCGCCAAGGACATCATCCTCGCCATCATCGGCGAGATCGGCACTGCCGGCGGCACCGGCCACGTCATCGAGTTTGCCGGCGAAGCGATCCGCTCGCTGTCGATGGAAGGCCGCATGACCATCTGCAACATGACGATCGAAGGCGGCGCCCGCGCCGGCCTGATCGCGCCTGACGAAACGACGTTCGCGTATATCAAGGACAAGCCGCGCGCACCGAAGGGTAAGGCCTGGGACATGGCGCTCGACTACTGGAAGACGCTGCACACGGACGAGGGCGCGCATTACGATCGCGTCGTCGTGCTCGACGCCGCCAACCTGCCGCCGATCGTCTCCTGGGGCTCGTCGCCGGAAGACGTCATCTCGGTTCAGGGCATCGTTCCCAATCCGGATGAGATCCAGGAAGAGAACAAGCGGGCCTCCAAGTGGCGCGCGCTCGACTATATGGGCCTGAAGCCGGGCACGAAGATCACGGACATCGCCGTCGACCGCGTCTTCATCGGCTCGTGCACCAACGGCCGCATCGAGGACCTCCGGGCCGTGGCCGAGGTGGTCGAAGGCCGCAAGGTCGCCTCGACCGTTTCGGCGATGATTGTTCCGGGATCCGGCCTCGTGAAGGAACAGGCCGAGGCCGAAGGCCTCGACAAGATCTTCCGCGAAGCGGGCTTCGACTGGCGCGAGCCGGGCTGCTCCATGTGCCTGGCGATGAACGACGACCGGCTGAAGCCTGGCGAGCGTTGCGCCTCCACATCGAACCGCAACTTCGAGGGCCGTCAGGGCTTCAAGGGCCGCACGCATCTGGTCTCGCCGGCGATGGCGGCAGCCGCTGCGGTCGCGGGTCATTTCGTCGATATCCGCGAATGGAGATAG
- a CDS encoding amino acid ABC transporter permease, protein MAAPQSSDMSGKGDYPWWLVALVVIAVSLAAVIISNDIFSEVFTVVFKGLGVTVFVTLMGFVLATTLGLGIALMALSEHSSLRQIARFYTEVIRGVPILVLLFYIAFVGAPGLVVAANFISAPLISAGWMEPVVVRDISLMWRAILALMIGYSAFIAEVFRAGILSVDKGQVEAAKALGLSRYQRFRLVIFPQAIRVILPPLGNDFIAMVKDSSLVSVLGVADITQMGKVYASGSFRFFETYSIVAYVYLVLTIGLSLGLRGLERRLRRAEQR, encoded by the coding sequence ATGGCCGCTCCACAATCTTCAGACATGTCCGGCAAGGGCGACTATCCCTGGTGGTTGGTCGCCCTTGTTGTGATCGCTGTGTCGCTCGCCGCCGTGATCATCAGCAATGACATCTTCTCGGAAGTCTTCACCGTCGTCTTCAAGGGCCTTGGCGTCACCGTCTTCGTGACCCTCATGGGCTTCGTGCTGGCGACGACGCTCGGCCTCGGCATCGCGCTGATGGCGCTCTCCGAGCACTCGTCCCTTCGGCAGATCGCCCGCTTCTATACGGAAGTCATCCGCGGCGTTCCGATCCTGGTGCTTCTGTTCTACATTGCCTTCGTCGGCGCGCCGGGGCTCGTCGTCGCGGCCAATTTCATCTCAGCACCGCTGATTAGCGCCGGCTGGATGGAGCCGGTTGTCGTGCGCGACATCTCCTTGATGTGGCGGGCGATCCTGGCGCTGATGATCGGCTATTCTGCGTTCATCGCCGAAGTGTTCCGGGCGGGCATCCTCTCGGTAGACAAGGGGCAGGTCGAAGCCGCTAAGGCGCTCGGGCTTTCACGCTACCAGCGCTTTCGTCTCGTCATCTTTCCGCAGGCGATCCGCGTGATCCTGCCGCCGCTCGGCAACGACTTTATCGCCATGGTCAAGGACAGTTCGCTCGTCTCGGTGCTCGGCGTCGCCGACATCACGCAGATGGGCAAGGTCTATGCCTCCGGCTCCTTTCGCTTCTTCGAGACCTATTCGATCGTTGCCTATGTCTATCTCGTGCTGACCATCGGTCTGTCGCTGGGATTGCGGGGGCTGGAGCGGCGGCTCAGGCGCGCGGAGCAGCGCTGA
- a CDS encoding transporter substrate-binding domain-containing protein: protein MTIRRHVLAGIAAALAAPFAFSAPALAADLPDLGGKTVVVVTENAYPPLQFVDPKSGEAKGWEYDAMNEIAKRLNFKVEYQNTSWDAMIQAVHDGQYQIGMTGITIKDDRKEKVDFSDPYMRSQQFMLVRSDEARFNDGKSFGAFADGLVGAQPGTSPFYTAVYEMLDGNEQNPRIKLFETFGATVQALKAGDVDVVLTDSVAAKGYVDSSEGKLKVVGGPLGTEDFGFIFPKGSDLVAPVNAAIKALKEDGTFDALDKKWFLEYKMGG from the coding sequence ATGACAATCCGTCGCCACGTGCTTGCGGGCATCGCAGCCGCACTTGCAGCACCTTTTGCGTTTTCTGCACCGGCGCTGGCCGCCGACCTGCCTGACCTCGGCGGCAAGACGGTCGTCGTCGTCACGGAGAACGCCTACCCGCCGCTGCAGTTTGTCGATCCGAAGTCCGGCGAAGCCAAGGGCTGGGAGTACGACGCGATGAACGAGATCGCCAAGCGGTTGAATTTCAAGGTCGAATACCAGAACACCAGCTGGGACGCGATGATCCAGGCGGTGCATGACGGTCAGTACCAGATCGGCATGACGGGCATCACCATCAAGGACGACCGCAAGGAAAAGGTCGATTTCTCGGACCCCTACATGCGCTCGCAGCAGTTCATGCTGGTGCGCAGCGACGAGGCCCGCTTCAACGATGGCAAGAGCTTCGGCGCCTTTGCCGACGGTCTCGTCGGCGCACAGCCGGGTACCTCGCCGTTCTACACCGCCGTCTACGAAATGCTCGATGGCAACGAGCAGAACCCGCGCATCAAGCTGTTTGAGACCTTCGGCGCGACCGTTCAGGCGCTGAAGGCCGGCGACGTCGACGTGGTCCTGACCGATAGCGTCGCCGCCAAGGGCTATGTCGATTCCTCCGAAGGCAAGCTCAAGGTCGTCGGTGGGCCGCTCGGCACCGAGGATTTCGGCTTCATCTTCCCGAAGGGCTCGGATCTCGTGGCTCCGGTCAACGCCGCGATCAAGGCGCTGAAGGAAGACGGTACCTTCGACGCCCTCGATAAGAAGTGGTTCCTCGAATACAAGATGGGCGGCTGA
- the rplS gene encoding 50S ribosomal protein L19, which translates to MNIIQQLEAEQAAKIAAKRTLPEFSAGDTLRVNVRVVEGNRTRVQAYEGVCIARSGGGINESFTVRKISYGEGVERVFPVYSPLVESVEVVRRGKVRRAKLYYLRDRRGKSARIVENTGTRARKLNEAERQAFAEEKARIEAEKVAAAQALAAEKAAAEAAEAKAAAEAAAE; encoded by the coding sequence ATGAACATCATCCAGCAGCTGGAAGCCGAACAGGCCGCCAAGATCGCCGCCAAGCGCACGCTCCCGGAATTCTCCGCAGGCGACACGCTCCGCGTCAACGTCCGCGTTGTCGAAGGCAACCGTACCCGCGTCCAGGCCTATGAAGGCGTTTGCATCGCTCGTTCGGGCGGCGGCATCAACGAAAGCTTCACCGTTCGCAAGATCTCCTACGGCGAAGGCGTCGAGCGCGTATTCCCGGTTTACTCTCCGCTCGTCGAGAGCGTCGAAGTGGTTCGCCGCGGTAAGGTCCGTCGCGCCAAGCTCTACTACCTGCGCGACCGTCGCGGTAAGTCGGCTCGTATCGTCGAGAACACCGGCACGCGCGCCCGCAAGCTGAACGAAGCCGAGCGTCAGGCGTTTGCCGAGGAAAAGGCACGCATCGAGGCTGAAAAGGTTGCAGCAGCTCAGGCGCTCGCCGCCGAGAAGGCAGCAGCCGAAGCCGCCGAAGCAAAGGCAGCAGCGGAAGCCGCAGCAGAATAA
- a CDS encoding sulfite exporter TauE/SafE family protein: MNIFEILMLFAAGFLSGVVNAIAGGGTFLTFGAMTLGGLSPIVANATSSIIQFPGYITSALAYAKEIRADKRYAILLGVISALGGLAGALLLISLSNASFRALVPWLLLAATAIFAAGPLLKPRARVDEHAINPVGIGAQFVTSIYGGFFGAGMGIMMLAVLGLATGGGYHRLNALKNFISIVIAAIAIVVFAAGGVVSWLHAAIMVPGAALGGYSGVWAARRVPQAVIRALVVAVGLLLAAYYFFTG; encoded by the coding sequence ATGAACATCTTCGAAATACTCATGCTGTTTGCGGCCGGCTTCCTGTCCGGCGTCGTCAATGCCATTGCCGGCGGCGGAACCTTCCTGACCTTCGGGGCGATGACGCTTGGCGGTCTCTCGCCAATCGTCGCCAACGCGACCTCGTCGATCATCCAGTTTCCAGGCTACATCACCTCGGCGCTCGCCTATGCCAAGGAGATCCGCGCCGACAAGCGCTATGCGATCCTGCTCGGCGTCATCTCCGCACTTGGCGGTCTGGCCGGCGCGCTGCTGCTCATCTCGCTCTCCAATGCCTCCTTCCGCGCGCTTGTGCCCTGGCTGCTGCTGGCCGCGACGGCGATCTTCGCTGCCGGGCCGCTCCTGAAGCCCAGGGCCCGCGTCGACGAGCATGCGATCAATCCGGTCGGCATCGGCGCCCAGTTCGTCACCTCCATTTACGGTGGCTTCTTCGGCGCCGGCATGGGCATCATGATGCTGGCAGTGCTGGGACTTGCGACCGGCGGCGGCTATCACCGGCTGAACGCGCTCAAGAACTTCATCTCGATCGTTATTGCCGCGATCGCCATCGTCGTCTTTGCCGCCGGCGGGGTCGTGTCCTGGCTGCACGCGGCAATCATGGTGCCAGGGGCCGCCCTTGGCGGCTACAGCGGCGTCTGGGCAGCAAGACGCGTGCCGCAGGCGGTCATCCGCGCGCTGGTCGTCGCCGTCGGTCTGCTGCTTGCCGCCTATTACTTCTTCACGGGTTGA
- the trmD gene encoding tRNA (guanosine(37)-N1)-methyltransferase TrmD yields MTFRATILTLYPEMFPGHLGASLSGKALERGQWSIEPVQIRDFAEDKHRTVDDTPAGGGAGMVLKPDVLARAIDRVSENDDRPRLLMSPRGRPLTQERVRELAAGPGVVIVCGRFEGVDQRVIDARDLEEVSIGDYILSGGEPAALTLLDAVVRILPGVMGNELSGVHESFEGGLLEHPHYTRPQVFEGREIPAVLTSGNHGAIAKWREAEARRLTAERRPDLLNQPVKK; encoded by the coding sequence ATGACGTTTCGCGCCACCATCCTGACGCTCTATCCCGAAATGTTTCCGGGCCATCTCGGCGCCTCGCTTTCCGGCAAGGCGCTCGAGCGTGGCCAGTGGTCGATCGAGCCGGTGCAGATCCGTGATTTCGCCGAAGACAAGCATCGCACAGTCGACGACACGCCGGCTGGCGGCGGCGCCGGCATGGTGCTGAAGCCGGATGTGCTCGCGCGCGCGATCGATCGTGTCTCGGAGAACGACGATCGGCCGCGATTGCTGATGAGCCCGCGTGGCCGACCGCTGACACAGGAGCGGGTGCGTGAACTCGCCGCCGGCCCCGGCGTCGTCATCGTTTGCGGACGCTTCGAAGGTGTCGATCAGCGGGTGATCGACGCCCGCGACCTCGAAGAGGTTTCGATCGGCGACTATATTCTTTCGGGCGGCGAGCCGGCGGCCCTCACGCTTCTCGATGCGGTGGTGCGCATCCTGCCGGGTGTCATGGGCAACGAGCTTTCGGGTGTGCATGAGAGCTTCGAAGGCGGGCTGCTCGAGCATCCGCACTACACCCGCCCACAGGTCTTCGAAGGCCGCGAAATCCCGGCAGTGCTGACCTCGGGTAATCATGGCGCCATTGCCAAATGGCGCGAGGCGGAGGCGCGGCGGCTGACCGCCGAGCGCCGGCCCGATCTTCTTAATCAACCCGTGAAGAAGTAA
- the rimM gene encoding ribosome maturation factor RimM (Essential for efficient processing of 16S rRNA), producing the protein MSKLENPVLMATIGAAQGLRGEVRVKSFTDDPTALGEYGNLHSADGRVFEVLEIREAKNVVIVRFRGVNDRNAAEALNGLDLFIERDNLPDDDLDEDEFFYADLEGLEAIDGNGTSYGKVSGVFDFGAGDLLELKGPGRRPVLIPFTEWSVLEIDLEAGRLLVDPVAAGLTDDKDQDPGSPFSAKRK; encoded by the coding sequence ATGAGCAAACTCGAAAACCCGGTTCTGATGGCGACGATCGGCGCGGCGCAGGGCCTGCGCGGCGAGGTCAGGGTCAAGTCCTTTACCGATGATCCGACGGCGCTCGGCGAGTATGGCAATCTGCACAGCGCAGACGGCCGTGTGTTCGAGGTGCTGGAGATTCGCGAGGCGAAAAACGTCGTTATCGTTCGCTTTCGCGGCGTCAATGACCGCAATGCCGCCGAGGCGCTCAACGGCCTCGACCTGTTCATCGAGCGCGACAACTTGCCCGATGACGATCTCGACGAGGACGAGTTCTTCTATGCCGATCTCGAGGGCCTGGAAGCGATCGACGGCAATGGCACGAGCTACGGCAAGGTCAGCGGTGTCTTCGATTTCGGCGCCGGCGATCTCCTTGAGCTGAAGGGGCCAGGCCGACGTCCGGTGCTGATCCCGTTTACCGAATGGTCGGTGCTGGAGATCGATCTGGAAGCGGGGCGGCTGCTGGTCGATCCGGTTGCGGCCGGCCTTACCGACGACAAGGACCAGGATCCGGGTAGTCCGTTTTCCGCGAAGCGCAAGTGA
- the rpsP gene encoding 30S ribosomal protein S16 codes for MALKIRLARGGSKKRPYYQIVVADARSPRDGRFLEKIGSWNPMLGKDDEKRVELDAERVNHWIAQGAQPTDRVLRFLDQAGLAKRPARSNPTKGAPGKKAQERAAEAKQKAEDAAAAAAE; via the coding sequence ATGGCACTGAAAATTCGTCTCGCCCGTGGCGGTTCCAAGAAGCGTCCTTACTACCAGATCGTCGTTGCCGACGCCCGCAGCCCACGTGACGGCCGCTTCCTCGAGAAGATCGGCTCGTGGAACCCGATGCTCGGCAAGGACGACGAAAAGCGCGTCGAGCTCGACGCCGAGCGCGTCAACCACTGGATCGCCCAGGGCGCCCAGCCGACCGACCGCGTTCTGCGCTTCCTCGACCAGGCCGGTCTCGCAAAGCGCCCGGCTCGCAGCAACCCGACCAAGGGTGCCCCGGGCAAGAAGGCTCAGGAGCGCGCTGCTGAAGCCAAGCAGAAGGCTGAAGACGCCGCTGCTGCTGCTGCTGAATAA